The following are encoded together in the Bacillus cereus group sp. RP43 genome:
- a CDS encoding DUF3231 family protein, whose translation MGILSGNPQNEPMHYGEVFGIWSYLAAAQGAIAGYQVLINHTGDEDLKKFLENLVENDIQSEVEELKNILKLNGVALPPAPPERPVASIETIPPGARINDAEIAAKVSMDLAAGLVACSQAMGQSLREDVGMMFGQFHMKKAQAGAILLRLNKKKGWIIPPPLHVLQSDQA comes from the coding sequence TTTGGGATTTGGAGTTATCTTGCAGCGGCACAAGGCGCAATTGCTGGATATCAAGTTCTTATTAACCACACAGGAGACGAGGATTTAAAGAAATTTTTAGAAAACCTTGTAGAGAATGATATCCAATCAGAAGTTGAAGAATTAAAAAATATATTAAAATTGAATGGTGTTGCATTACCACCAGCACCTCCAGAAAGACCAGTTGCATCTATTGAAACGATTCCTCCTGGTGCTCGTATTAATGATGCGGAAATTGCAGCTAAAGTTTCTATGGATCTTGCTGCTGGCTTAGTAGCATGTAGTCAAGCTATGGGGCAATCTCTTCGAGAAGATGTTGGAATGATGTTTGGTCAATTTCATATGAAAAAAGCACAAGCTGGAGCTATATTACTTCGTCTGAATAAGAAAAAAGGTTGGATTATTCCGCCTCCTTTACATGTTCTACAATCCGATCAAGCATAA
- a CDS encoding HNH endonuclease, which produces MNEYKTKQQKRKFYDSGEWKRTREQVKKRDNYECQECKRNGSVRVDTNEYSESAKRKKIQLVVHHIKELEHHPELALEIDNLETVCVLHHNKEHDRTFKKKPNKWENDEKW; this is translated from the coding sequence GTGAATGAATATAAAACAAAACAACAGAAGCGTAAGTTTTATGATAGTGGTGAGTGGAAGAGAACACGAGAACAAGTAAAGAAGCGTGACAACTATGAATGCCAAGAGTGTAAACGCAATGGTAGTGTTCGTGTGGACACCAATGAGTACAGCGAGAGTGCCAAGCGTAAGAAGATTCAACTCGTTGTCCATCATATAAAGGAACTTGAACACCATCCAGAACTTGCATTAGAAATAGATAATTTAGAAACCGTCTGCGTATTGCATCACAACAAAGAACACGATAGAACATTCAAAAAGAAACCGAATAAATGGGAAAACGATGAAAAGTGGTAA
- a CDS encoding P27 family phage terminase small subunit, translated as MAVSIIRLKEQLMNSIDIADLVEVEKVERYIDLVKAFRKINKTINKEGESVTVKNGSQVFVKAHPLIGERNKINSSLIALGRDIKFVVKANIPNAGYSESDLT; from the coding sequence ATGGCTGTTAGTATTATAAGGTTAAAAGAACAGCTCATGAATAGTATTGATATTGCAGATTTAGTCGAAGTTGAAAAGGTAGAAAGATACATTGATCTTGTTAAAGCATTTAGAAAAATAAATAAAACTATTAATAAGGAAGGCGAGTCCGTAACAGTAAAAAACGGTTCTCAAGTTTTTGTTAAAGCCCACCCTCTCATAGGAGAAAGGAATAAAATTAACAGTTCTTTAATCGCGTTAGGCAGAGATATAAAGTTTGTTGTTAAGGCTAACATTCCTAATGCGGGTTATAGTGAAAGTGATCTAACATGA
- a CDS encoding terminase TerL endonuclease subunit, producing the protein MIGQKYIGEYIELYRSGKVKFNKERELLIEYLEKYVLNRDDLYFDDEMIEKCIRFGEKWYFPLQSFQKFLIAFVFLFYKKNGRVFYRKFLWMLGRGGGKNGLISVIIHFLISEMHGIPEYNISVVANSEEQAKTSPDEVHKCVKRNEILQRAFKTTLTQTVSKATGSVLKFRTSNGDTKDGLRDGAVVFDEIHQYESNKDVRVHISGLGKKKNPREFYIGTDGYVRDGFLDKQKEKAMKVLNGEARPNAIFPFICKLNDEKEVDDPDNWEMANPMLSQPLSEYAEGLLETIKEEYEDLEDDPSNREEFMTKRMNLPVTNLERSVAKWSEILATNRPFPDLYGQECIGALDFASMRDFAACGLLFRKNGDYIFKTHSFVRKEFVDIYYGYSKKAGEYKKQKFAPIKEWEEQGLLTVVDEPTINPSHIVDWFVAMRESYGLKKIIGDNFRLEAIKPLLIAEGFEVEIIRNPKAIHSLLAPRIEMAFANKQIIFDDNPLMRWYTQNVLVVIKGDGNKIYEKKEPVRRKTDGFQCFVHALYRADEIRESTEFLIGDIKF; encoded by the coding sequence ATGATTGGGCAAAAGTACATTGGTGAATATATTGAACTTTATCGAAGTGGAAAAGTGAAGTTCAATAAAGAAAGAGAATTGTTAATTGAATATCTAGAAAAATATGTTTTGAACAGAGACGATTTATATTTTGATGATGAAATGATTGAGAAGTGTATTCGCTTCGGTGAGAAGTGGTACTTTCCATTACAATCTTTTCAGAAATTCTTAATAGCATTCGTCTTTTTATTTTACAAGAAAAATGGACGCGTATTTTATCGTAAATTTCTTTGGATGCTTGGGCGTGGTGGCGGTAAAAACGGATTAATATCAGTCATTATTCACTTTTTAATTAGTGAAATGCATGGTATTCCGGAGTATAACATTTCCGTTGTTGCAAACAGTGAAGAACAAGCGAAAACAAGTCCTGATGAAGTTCATAAATGCGTTAAACGAAATGAAATATTGCAACGAGCATTTAAAACAACATTAACTCAAACTGTTTCCAAAGCTACCGGAAGTGTATTGAAGTTTAGGACATCAAACGGAGATACGAAAGATGGTTTGCGTGATGGCGCGGTTGTATTTGATGAAATACATCAATACGAAAGCAATAAAGATGTTCGAGTCCATATCAGTGGCTTAGGGAAAAAGAAAAATCCACGCGAATTTTATATTGGTACAGATGGATATGTACGTGATGGTTTCTTAGATAAGCAAAAAGAAAAAGCAATGAAGGTTTTAAATGGTGAAGCCCGTCCAAACGCTATCTTTCCATTCATTTGTAAATTGAATGATGAAAAAGAAGTTGATGATCCGGATAATTGGGAAATGGCAAACCCTATGTTATCGCAGCCGTTAAGCGAGTATGCTGAAGGGTTACTTGAAACGATAAAGGAAGAGTATGAAGATTTAGAGGATGATCCAAGTAACAGAGAAGAGTTCATGACAAAGCGTATGAACTTACCCGTTACAAATTTAGAACGCTCTGTTGCAAAATGGTCAGAAATCCTTGCTACAAATCGCCCGTTTCCTGATTTATATGGTCAAGAATGTATCGGAGCGTTAGACTTTGCAAGTATGCGAGACTTTGCTGCATGTGGACTTTTGTTTAGAAAAAATGGCGATTATATTTTTAAAACACATTCATTTGTGCGTAAGGAATTTGTTGATATTTACTATGGCTATTCAAAAAAAGCTGGTGAATATAAAAAACAAAAATTCGCACCAATTAAAGAATGGGAAGAACAAGGGCTGCTAACAGTTGTGGACGAACCAACTATAAATCCATCTCACATTGTAGATTGGTTTGTAGCGATGCGTGAGAGTTACGGACTTAAAAAGATTATAGGTGATAATTTCAGATTAGAAGCTATAAAACCATTGTTAATAGCTGAAGGTTTTGAAGTTGAAATTATTAGAAATCCTAAAGCAATTCACAGTTTACTAGCACCACGTATTGAAATGGCCTTTGCAAATAAACAAATTATTTTTGATGATAATCCTCTAATGCGCTGGTATACGCAAAATGTATTAGTTGTTATTAAAGGTGATGGCAACAAGATTTATGAGAAAAAAGAACCTGTGCGAAGGAAAACGGATGGATTCCAGTGTTTTGTCCATGCTCTTTATCGAGCTGACGAGATACGAGAGTCAACAGAGTTCTTAATAGGCGATATTAAATTCTAA
- a CDS encoding phage portal protein, with product MIIIGWLGSVFKRNKELEFMLDLDLIADTANRLHMKRLALDTCVSFLGRTISQSEFRVRNGKTFEKNELYYRLNVRPNKNMTASTFWERFIRKLIYDNECLVVQADDGDLLIADGFQHNEYAVYEDIFTDVTVKDYTFKRSFKQSEVIHLKYRNDKLSPLIDGLFADYGDLFGRILNSQKRKNQVRGTVDMDMIGAKTEEQIAKLQEFIDNMYKSIGSKDIAIVPQQKGINYNEIYNGVANGPSVEEINKVTNGFLNQVAMAFGIPTALLYGEMADVEKQTKNYMLFTVRPLLKKLSDEANVKFFEMNEYLLGKKIEIKAVSYQSIFDLATSIDKLISSSAFTGNEIRSEVDYEDSDDPNLNVHHITKNYTRLDKSEGGEK from the coding sequence GTGATAATCATTGGATGGTTAGGTTCAGTATTTAAAAGAAATAAAGAGTTAGAATTTATGCTAGATCTAGATTTGATTGCTGATACGGCAAATAGGCTTCATATGAAACGATTAGCACTTGATACATGCGTATCTTTTTTAGGGAGAACGATTAGTCAATCTGAATTCAGGGTAAGAAACGGTAAAACATTTGAGAAGAATGAGCTTTATTATCGACTAAACGTTAGACCGAATAAGAATATGACTGCAAGTACCTTCTGGGAAAGATTTATCCGTAAACTTATTTATGATAATGAGTGTTTAGTTGTACAGGCGGATGATGGTGATTTGCTTATTGCTGATGGATTTCAGCATAACGAATATGCCGTATATGAAGATATTTTTACAGATGTAACAGTAAAAGATTACACATTTAAGAGAAGTTTTAAACAAAGCGAAGTTATTCACTTAAAGTATCGAAATGATAAATTATCTCCACTTATTGATGGTTTATTTGCAGATTACGGTGATTTATTTGGTAGGATATTAAACTCACAGAAGCGTAAAAATCAAGTTCGTGGAACGGTTGATATGGATATGATTGGAGCTAAAACAGAAGAACAAATAGCGAAGTTACAAGAGTTTATAGACAACATGTATAAGTCGATTGGCTCAAAAGATATAGCTATTGTTCCGCAACAAAAGGGTATTAATTATAACGAGATATACAATGGTGTTGCAAATGGGCCGAGTGTGGAAGAAATTAACAAAGTAACAAATGGTTTCTTAAATCAAGTAGCTATGGCATTTGGTATTCCAACGGCTTTATTATATGGAGAAATGGCTGATGTAGAGAAGCAAACGAAAAACTACATGCTTTTTACAGTACGGCCATTATTAAAAAAATTATCTGATGAAGCGAATGTTAAATTCTTTGAAATGAATGAGTATCTTTTAGGGAAAAAGATTGAAATTAAGGCTGTTTCTTATCAAAGTATATTTGACCTTGCAACAAGTATTGATAAGCTCATATCTTCAAGTGCATTTACAGGAAATGAGATTCGATCAGAAGTAGATTATGAAGATTCGGATGATCCGAACTTAAATGTTCATCACATTACGAAAAACTATACAAGATTAGATAAATCTGAAGGGGGTGAGAAATAA
- a CDS encoding head maturation protease, ClpP-related, whose product MQHVNMNKLLNLKRDIRFEAKGENEYKLTVYGSIGGWFSENNAEAVRRKIQDVKAEKIHVHINSGGGSAFDGVAICNQLKQHNAEIIVHIDGWAASAASVIAMAGDKIIMPSNTMMMIHQASTFEYGNADLFEKTARDLRKIDSALAASYKKRFVGTDEELKQLLKDETWLTAEEAVALGLADEIADEIEIDDTQEDEEEEVVENFKEDLVAKYTKQPNNQNPKEPIQEPVNTKQNLSTLFLTLGGK is encoded by the coding sequence ATGCAACATGTGAATATGAATAAGCTTTTAAATTTAAAACGAGATATTCGTTTTGAAGCTAAAGGAGAAAATGAGTATAAATTAACCGTTTATGGGTCAATTGGTGGATGGTTTAGTGAAAATAATGCTGAAGCAGTAAGAAGAAAAATTCAAGATGTTAAAGCAGAAAAAATCCACGTTCATATTAATTCGGGTGGAGGTTCTGCATTCGATGGTGTAGCAATTTGTAATCAGTTAAAACAGCACAATGCAGAAATTATAGTTCATATTGATGGTTGGGCAGCTAGCGCCGCATCTGTAATTGCGATGGCAGGTGATAAAATCATTATGCCTAGCAATACTATGATGATGATTCATCAAGCAAGTACCTTTGAATATGGAAATGCAGATCTTTTTGAAAAAACAGCACGAGATTTACGAAAGATTGATTCAGCTTTAGCCGCATCTTATAAAAAACGTTTTGTTGGAACAGATGAAGAATTAAAACAGCTTTTAAAAGATGAAACTTGGCTAACAGCAGAGGAAGCTGTTGCTCTTGGTTTAGCTGATGAAATTGCTGATGAAATTGAAATTGATGATACGCAAGAAGATGAAGAAGAGGAAGTTGTAGAAAATTTCAAAGAAGATTTAGTAGCTAAGTATACGAAACAACCAAATAATCAAAATCCAAAAGAGCCTATTCAAGAGCCTGTTAATACAAAACAGAATCTGAGTACGCTCTTTTTAACTTTAGGAGGAAAATAA
- a CDS encoding phage major capsid protein yields MVIKFNNFEDKKLAFAKATQEGTAEEQSAALNSMIEALATDVRSDILNQVNESMVDRSIMQSRGANVLTSEEMKFFNAVVEEGGFKSTETLPKTTQERIFDDLVEDHPFLQHIGLENLGAVTEFIYGDPEGAAVWGPLFDGIKGQLNATFRKDSISQLKLTAFIPLANDMLKLGPVWVERYARTMITEAMKVGLERGFVAGTGKNEPIGLLKDPSGSVVNGVYPDKKPVGTLTFEPGRKTINELKGVVKLLAKKLNADGSDADRPKNIAGKVVMVTNPFDTFDIQANATIQNAAGVYVTSLPFNPILTESVFVPQGKVLFFVKGQYVAAMGGTEPIKKYEETLALEDATVYIAKQYATGKPKDKYTSQVYTLKLEEVTPPTQG; encoded by the coding sequence ATGGTGATTAAATTTAATAATTTTGAAGATAAGAAACTAGCTTTTGCGAAAGCAACACAGGAAGGTACGGCAGAAGAACAATCAGCAGCATTGAATTCTATGATTGAAGCACTTGCTACAGATGTTCGTTCAGATATTTTAAATCAAGTAAATGAATCTATGGTAGATCGTTCTATTATGCAGTCTCGTGGCGCTAATGTACTAACAAGTGAGGAAATGAAGTTCTTTAATGCAGTTGTGGAAGAAGGTGGCTTTAAGTCTACTGAAACATTACCAAAAACAACGCAAGAACGAATCTTTGATGATTTAGTTGAAGATCATCCTTTCTTACAACATATCGGTCTTGAAAATCTGGGCGCAGTAACAGAATTTATTTACGGAGACCCAGAGGGAGCAGCAGTATGGGGGCCGCTATTTGATGGGATCAAAGGCCAATTAAATGCTACATTCCGTAAAGATAGCATTTCCCAACTTAAATTAACAGCGTTTATCCCATTAGCAAACGACATGCTGAAACTTGGGCCTGTTTGGGTAGAAAGATACGCTCGTACAATGATTACAGAAGCAATGAAAGTCGGATTAGAACGTGGATTTGTTGCTGGTACAGGTAAAAATGAACCTATTGGACTATTAAAAGATCCAAGTGGAAGTGTTGTGAATGGGGTATATCCAGATAAAAAGCCAGTAGGTACTTTAACGTTTGAACCAGGTCGTAAAACAATCAATGAATTAAAAGGCGTTGTTAAATTACTAGCTAAAAAATTAAACGCTGATGGTTCAGATGCAGATCGACCAAAAAATATTGCTGGTAAAGTGGTTATGGTAACTAATCCGTTTGATACTTTTGATATTCAAGCAAACGCGACAATTCAAAACGCAGCTGGAGTATATGTAACTAGCTTGCCATTTAACCCAATCCTTACAGAGTCGGTGTTTGTACCTCAAGGTAAAGTATTATTCTTTGTTAAAGGCCAGTATGTTGCAGCGATGGGAGGCACAGAACCAATCAAAAAGTACGAGGAAACATTAGCTTTAGAAGATGCAACAGTTTATATTGCTAAACAATATGCTACAGGTAAACCAAAGGATAAATACACTTCACAAGTTTACACATTGAAACTTGAAGAAGTAACGCCACCAACACAAGGGTGA
- a CDS encoding phage head closure protein, which yields MRPFQYKKPLNTGDFRNRIIIEQPVVIKDELNQVIETSWREFKKAWSMIKTVKGSEYIEASASQATRVYRFVIPYTSGITEEMRINMKGRIFDIIEPPMNDDEMYQTLTIIAKEHV from the coding sequence ATGCGTCCTTTTCAGTACAAAAAACCACTGAATACAGGTGATTTTAGGAATCGAATTATCATTGAACAACCTGTAGTAATAAAAGATGAATTAAACCAAGTAATCGAAACATCTTGGCGGGAATTCAAAAAAGCCTGGTCAATGATAAAAACGGTGAAAGGTTCCGAGTATATTGAAGCTTCAGCTTCACAGGCTACACGGGTTTATCGTTTTGTGATTCCTTATACTTCTGGTATTACGGAAGAAATGCGAATTAATATGAAAGGTCGTATCTTTGATATTATCGAACCGCCAATGAATGACGATGAAATGTATCAAACATTGACTATTATCGCAAAGGAGCATGTTTAA
- a CDS encoding HK97 gp10 family phage protein, producing MNDFARDLARELQRYANVVEEELLTTQEEVADVAVEKLKQNSPKKTGAYRKGWRKKKEGKGVILHNTQGQLTHLLENGHAKVGGGRVPAQVHIRPVEEYVIDELPRRIERTIGQ from the coding sequence ATGAACGATTTTGCGAGGGATCTTGCTAGAGAATTACAAAGATATGCAAATGTTGTGGAAGAAGAATTATTGACCACACAAGAAGAAGTGGCTGATGTTGCTGTAGAAAAATTAAAGCAAAATAGTCCTAAAAAAACAGGTGCTTATCGTAAAGGCTGGCGCAAGAAAAAAGAAGGAAAGGGTGTTATTCTTCATAATACACAAGGGCAATTAACACACCTTTTAGAAAATGGACATGCAAAAGTCGGTGGTGGTCGAGTACCAGCACAAGTGCACATTCGTCCAGTTGAAGAGTATGTAATTGACGAATTGCCAAGACGTATCGAAAGGACGATTGGGCAATGA
- a CDS encoding major tail protein: protein MNENKVAFGLKNVHYALFDIKDGVVTFSSPIPLPGAVELTFDPRGDLIEFYADDMLYYAASNNQGYDGTLSIATIPEKFAVDALGEELDEEDGVLNELADAKGKPFALLFEFDGDVRATRHVMFNCSASRPTLASKTKTNSAEPNTNELKFVSSPIDINGKRMVKTKTTTKSKQDIYDNWYKKVYTKVPTLAKGA, encoded by the coding sequence ATGAATGAAAACAAAGTAGCTTTCGGTTTAAAAAATGTCCATTATGCACTTTTTGACATTAAAGATGGTGTAGTTACATTTAGTTCTCCAATTCCATTGCCAGGTGCGGTTGAATTAACGTTTGATCCACGAGGGGATTTAATTGAATTCTATGCTGATGACATGCTTTACTATGCAGCAAGTAACAACCAAGGATATGATGGTACGTTATCAATCGCAACTATTCCAGAAAAATTTGCTGTTGATGCATTAGGAGAGGAATTGGACGAAGAAGACGGTGTGTTAAACGAGTTAGCTGATGCGAAAGGAAAACCATTTGCATTATTATTTGAATTCGATGGTGATGTACGTGCGACTCGACACGTTATGTTTAACTGTTCAGCAAGTCGTCCAACACTTGCATCTAAAACGAAAACAAACTCGGCAGAGCCTAATACAAATGAACTTAAATTTGTATCAAGCCCTATTGATATTAACGGGAAACGCATGGTTAAAACGAAAACTACTACTAAATCAAAACAAGATATTTATGATAATTGGTACAAAAAAGTGTATACAAAAGTACCTACATTAGCAAAAGGAGCGTAA
- a CDS encoding distal tail protein Dit, with product MTSFTFNKERKEFVQIEKGWKRPTWAPLKRNLLSVPGYPGARLLNTQTEIRVLSIPVGIIVPDGGDLELLKEEIANWLITEQPTELTFDVEPNRTYLAVVDDSFDPDEFVTLGQGVIKFICPMPYKLGKTNTHTFTQNWSTEITSNFTNKGSVEAPPIIEMIVKKPSTFLDVWFGKYPLDRNYFRIGYPLTVEESTVQERERVLWDEMSSIVGWTPVTGQVEEMKSTGELKVKDGTAIYCSYYGEEGTKGFHGGISKKSIPGGPIQDFEMEARVHLQSKNIDQMGRVEVLLLDEASNVVARINMNDLYGDAEITKSYMRIGNNGTPNSIRKLVDTSGVHPNTFNNFHGRLRIARRGKEWSVYVARFRDGTEIDDASLVERWIDETGNPMTERKIAQVMIAICRWDRNTPVYTMQIDDLKIWKINKVPSNTKPYIFDTGDKVIIDTERSLVTINGKDAINIKDIFSEFPKIIRGDNQIDIMPPDVTATISYRERYR from the coding sequence ATGACTTCTTTTACATTTAACAAAGAACGTAAAGAATTTGTTCAAATAGAAAAAGGATGGAAAAGACCGACTTGGGCACCATTGAAGAGGAATTTATTAAGTGTTCCAGGTTATCCAGGAGCAAGGTTATTAAACACACAAACCGAAATTCGTGTTCTTTCTATTCCTGTCGGAATTATTGTTCCTGATGGTGGAGACTTAGAACTATTAAAAGAAGAAATCGCAAATTGGTTAATTACAGAGCAACCAACAGAACTTACTTTTGATGTAGAACCAAATAGAACGTATTTAGCTGTTGTGGATGATAGTTTTGATCCGGATGAGTTTGTAACACTTGGACAAGGAGTTATTAAATTCATTTGTCCAATGCCTTATAAATTAGGGAAAACAAATACACACACCTTTACTCAAAATTGGTCTACAGAAATAACCTCTAATTTTACTAATAAAGGTAGTGTAGAAGCTCCACCAATAATTGAAATGATTGTTAAAAAACCAAGCACCTTCTTAGATGTATGGTTTGGTAAATATCCTTTAGATCGAAATTATTTTCGAATTGGCTATCCATTAACTGTGGAAGAATCAACTGTACAAGAGCGAGAACGAGTCTTGTGGGATGAAATGTCATCCATTGTAGGTTGGACTCCTGTTACCGGACAAGTGGAAGAAATGAAAAGTACAGGGGAACTGAAGGTGAAGGACGGAACAGCGATTTATTGTTCTTATTACGGTGAAGAAGGTACGAAAGGGTTTCATGGTGGTATTTCAAAGAAAAGTATACCTGGTGGACCTATTCAAGATTTCGAAATGGAAGCAAGAGTACATTTGCAATCTAAAAATATAGATCAAATGGGGCGTGTGGAAGTCCTACTTTTAGATGAAGCGAGTAATGTTGTAGCTCGTATTAATATGAATGATTTATATGGCGATGCTGAGATTACCAAATCATATATGAGGATTGGTAACAACGGAACACCTAACAGTATTCGGAAATTAGTTGATACAAGCGGAGTGCATCCTAATACTTTCAATAATTTTCATGGAAGGTTACGTATTGCCAGACGTGGGAAAGAATGGTCTGTTTATGTGGCACGTTTTAGAGATGGTACAGAAATAGACGATGCTTCACTTGTTGAACGTTGGATTGACGAAACAGGAAACCCGATGACGGAAAGAAAAATCGCACAAGTCATGATTGCCATTTGTCGGTGGGATAGAAATACACCTGTTTATACCATGCAAATTGATGATTTAAAGATCTGGAAGATAAACAAAGTCCCTTCCAATACAAAGCCTTATATTTTCGATACAGGAGACAAAGTGATTATCGATACAGAAAGAAGTCTTGTTACGATTAATGGGAAAGACGCCATTAATATTAAAGATATATTTAGTGAGTTTCCTAAGATCATACGTGGAGATAATCAGATTGATATTATGCCACCAGATGTTACAGCGACAATCAGTTACAGGGAGAGATACAGATGA